One Candidatus Paceibacterota bacterium genomic region harbors:
- a CDS encoding excinuclease ABC subunit UvrB, whose translation MPIFDLKSKHAPAGDQPKAINKLVAGLDAGMAKQTLLGVTGSGKTFTMANVIAQARKPTLVIAHNKTLAAQLCNEFRELFPNNAVHYFVSYYDYYQPEAYMPITDTYIEKEAMINEEIDRLRHAATMSLLTRKDTIIVASVSCIYGLGAPERYRENILFFNVGLAIERASLVKKLINLQFKRTTADLTRGTFRLRGDQWEIMPANEEVIYNLRVQNGYISEILAINPVEGVTKSTPSVDTVAIAPAKHFITEGVDRERAIKAIQAELKTQLAKFEKEGKLLEAERIERRTKFDLAMIREVGYCSGIENYSMHLSGRQPGDSPDSLLSYFPQVDEVSPPTTQAANRAAGGGLSSSTSRGNGLAPFPDFLTIIDESHITLPQIRGMYFGDQARKKTLIEYGFRLPSAAENRPLRYEEFEAKIGQVVYTSATPGEEELKESAQVAEQIIRPTGLVDPEIILSPARGQIEDLKKRLDPVILKKERIMITTLTKKMAEDLSAYLEEKKYKAAYLHSDVKTFDRIKILTEFRKGKYDVLVGVNLLREGLDLPEVSLVAILDADKEGFLRSETSLIQTIGRAARNVSGQVILYGDIMTGSMQKALDVTNKRRTLQLAYNKEHGITPKTIIKEIKDILPEEVLNLELKPVPKTTRALEKLIKEKEREMKEAAKQLDFELAALLRDEVKTLTKDLHELGKEAEKDKKV comes from the coding sequence ATGCCTATTTTCGACCTTAAGTCCAAACATGCCCCGGCAGGCGACCAGCCTAAGGCCATAAATAAGCTTGTGGCTGGCTTAGACGCGGGTATGGCCAAGCAGACCTTGCTCGGCGTGACCGGTAGTGGCAAGACGTTCACAATGGCTAATGTTATCGCACAGGCGAGGAAGCCGACCTTGGTTATTGCGCACAATAAGACTCTCGCCGCTCAGCTCTGTAACGAATTTCGAGAATTATTCCCTAATAACGCCGTGCATTACTTTGTCTCCTATTACGACTACTACCAGCCCGAGGCTTATATGCCCATCACTGACACTTATATAGAGAAAGAAGCGATGATTAACGAGGAGATAGACCGTTTGCGTCACGCGGCGACGATGTCGTTACTTACGCGTAAAGATACGATAATAGTGGCGTCGGTATCATGCATCTACGGCCTCGGTGCGCCGGAGCGCTATCGCGAGAATATTTTATTCTTTAATGTTGGGTTAGCGATAGAGCGCGCAAGTTTAGTAAAAAAACTGATTAATCTCCAATTCAAGCGCACGACAGCAGACCTAACGCGCGGGACATTCCGCCTCCGTGGTGACCAATGGGAGATAATGCCGGCGAATGAGGAGGTTATTTATAACTTGCGCGTCCAGAACGGTTATATTTCTGAAATATTGGCGATTAACCCCGTGGAAGGCGTGACCAAATCAACACCGAGTGTTGATACTGTGGCTATAGCGCCGGCTAAGCATTTCATTACAGAAGGTGTTGACCGTGAGCGTGCGATTAAAGCTATACAGGCAGAACTCAAAACCCAGCTCGCAAAGTTTGAAAAAGAAGGGAAACTTCTCGAAGCAGAACGTATCGAACGTCGCACCAAGTTTGACCTCGCGATGATCCGTGAAGTGGGATATTGCAGTGGTATCGAGAATTATTCGATGCATCTGTCTGGTAGGCAACCAGGCGACTCACCTGACTCCTTACTCTCGTACTTTCCCCAAGTTGATGAGGTGAGTCCTCCGACGACCCAAGCCGCCAATCGGGCGGCAGGAGGAGGTCTCTCCTCGTCAACTTCACGAGGGAATGGCCTCGCTCCGTTTCCCGACTTCCTCACTATTATCGACGAGTCGCATATCACACTGCCCCAGATACGCGGGATGTACTTTGGCGATCAGGCGCGCAAAAAGACATTGATTGAGTACGGCTTCAGACTTCCTTCTGCCGCCGAGAATCGGCCTTTGCGCTATGAAGAATTTGAGGCGAAGATCGGCCAAGTGGTATATACCTCGGCTACGCCGGGCGAAGAAGAGCTGAAGGAAAGCGCGCAGGTCGCGGAACAAATTATTCGACCGACTGGGCTGGTTGACCCCGAAATTATTTTGTCTCCGGCGCGCGGACAAATCGAGGACTTAAAGAAAAGACTTGATCCGGTTATTCTGAAAAAAGAGAGAATAATGATAACGACCTTAACCAAGAAGATGGCGGAGGACTTGAGCGCCTACTTGGAAGAGAAGAAATATAAAGCGGCCTATCTGCATAGCGATGTAAAAACTTTTGATAGAATAAAAATACTTACAGAATTCCGGAAAGGGAAGTATGACGTGCTGGTGGGCGTAAACTTACTTCGCGAGGGTCTCGACCTGCCGGAAGTTTCTCTCGTCGCGATACTCGATGCCGACAAAGAAGGATTCTTGCGAAGCGAAACATCGCTCATTCAGACTATCGGCCGTGCGGCGCGCAATGTGTCGGGGCAAGTCATTCTCTACGGCGACATTATGACCGGCTCGATGCAGAAGGCGCTCGACGTGACCAACAAGCGCCGTACCTTACAGCTCGCATATAACAAAGAGCATGGCATCACGCCCAAGACTATTATCAAAGAGATAAAAGATATCTTGCCGGAAGAGGTTTTGAATCTGGAATTAAAGCCAGTACCAAAAACAACCAGAGCGTTAGAGAAATTAATTAAAGAAAAAGAAAGAGAGATGAAAGAAGCGGCCAAACAACTAGACTTTGAACTCGCCGCGCTCCTGCGCGATGAAGTAAAGACGCTCACGAAAGATCTGCATGAACTGGGGAAGGAGGCGGAGAAAGATAAAAAAGTTTAG
- a CDS encoding helix-turn-helix domain-containing protein encodes MTYHEQTRALKNLGLGEQEAQAYLALLKLGASQASAVAKEIGLRRTTIYPILQGLAEKGVVNVYFKNGKRNYAAQRPEWLARAFSRKLNLFETLIPTLPTQEKIKTEKLGIRYLEGKKEITAFYESLLDEYETKSKKDRWYRIISSMTWESIDPDFFLKFRYERSARGISTKLLLTADSRSGDPADPQLLRESRYLPEGYQFQDSLDIHDDKVLVLSHTNPVAIIIAIPEIVTAFKVIFDILWGLTPE; translated from the coding sequence ATGACTTATCACGAACAAACCAGGGCATTGAAGAATCTAGGGTTGGGCGAGCAAGAGGCACAGGCCTATTTGGCCCTTCTTAAACTCGGTGCCTCGCAGGCGTCGGCGGTGGCCAAAGAGATCGGCCTAAGGCGCACGACAATCTACCCTATCTTGCAGGGATTAGCAGAAAAAGGTGTGGTTAATGTCTATTTTAAGAATGGGAAGCGAAATTATGCCGCCCAACGGCCGGAGTGGTTGGCGCGTGCTTTTTCCAGGAAGCTGAATCTATTCGAGACTCTTATTCCAACCTTGCCGACTCAGGAAAAAATTAAAACCGAGAAGCTGGGAATCAGATACCTGGAAGGGAAGAAGGAGATTACAGCTTTCTACGAATCACTTTTGGATGAATATGAGACAAAATCGAAAAAAGATCGCTGGTATCGGATTATTTCCTCGATGACATGGGAATCAATCGACCCAGATTTTTTTCTTAAGTTTCGTTATGAGCGCAGTGCGCGGGGAATCAGTACGAAATTGTTACTGACTGCCGACTCACGTAGCGGTGACCCTGCCGACCCGCAACTATTGCGCGAATCACGCTACCTGCCGGAAGGATATCAATTCCAAGATAGTTTGGACATCCATGATGATAAAGTGCTGGTTTTGAGCCATACAAATCCTGTAGCTATTATTATTGCTATTCCGGAAATAGTCACTGCCTTTAAGGTTATCTTCGACATTCTTTGGGGTCTTACTCCAGAATAG
- a CDS encoding helix-turn-helix domain-containing protein: MGAIYKENLVQIGLSDKEAVVYEALLGGKENSIGQLLHKIPEIKRPNMYALLYSLKGKGLVQEVEKKGKKVFTPESPQKLVDFVDARGFEYEQARTNLDSALPSLISQFNLASGKPNVQFYEGEKGMEKVVFDSLTSKTEILSYVDHEAVEKYFASFNSRYVAERIKKNIKKKIIALDTPSIREAAKTRYNPEYTDARVISASKYAFATVMQIYDGKVSYQTLDEKQLVGVIIQDERIYKMHKALFEYTWETAENIMPPSTLPALPTPDLPAVM; the protein is encoded by the coding sequence ATGGGCGCAATATACAAAGAGAATCTGGTTCAGATAGGCTTATCCGATAAGGAGGCGGTGGTCTATGAGGCCTTGCTCGGAGGTAAAGAGAACAGTATCGGCCAGTTATTGCATAAAATCCCCGAGATTAAGCGCCCCAATATGTATGCCCTGCTCTATAGCCTTAAAGGCAAGGGGTTGGTGCAAGAGGTAGAGAAAAAGGGCAAAAAGGTCTTCACGCCGGAATCGCCCCAAAAGCTTGTCGACTTCGTCGATGCCAGAGGCTTCGAATATGAGCAAGCCAGGACAAATCTCGATTCCGCTCTCCCCTCTCTCATCTCGCAGTTCAATCTAGCCTCCGGCAAGCCGAACGTGCAGTTTTATGAGGGCGAGAAGGGTATGGAGAAAGTGGTCTTTGACTCGCTCACCTCAAAAACTGAAATACTTTCTTACGTCGACCACGAAGCGGTTGAGAAGTACTTCGCATCGTTCAACTCTCGCTATGTGGCCGAGCGCATAAAGAAAAATATTAAAAAGAAAATCATTGCGCTTGATACGCCCAGTATTCGCGAGGCGGCTAAGACGAGATATAATCCGGAATACACCGATGCCCGTGTTATCAGTGCCAGTAAATATGCGTTTGCGACAGTAATGCAAATCTACGACGGCAAGGTGTCGTATCAAACATTAGACGAGAAGCAACTGGTCGGCGTAATAATTCAGGACGAGCGCATTTATAAAATGCATAAAGCTCTTTTCGAGTACACGTGGGAGACGGCAGAGAATATTATGCCGCCTTCAACTCTTCCTGCTCTACCGACGCCTGATCTTCCCGCAGTAATGTAA
- a CDS encoding ABC transporter ATP-binding protein, protein MEKSDKNKKPTATVRQVLSRYWRATMRRKWWALGIVTASTIAYIVNLVIVLYYKEFVDLLTKSVSEPNLVGQLMAIVFTILGLNLISWLGWRTATFLQVYFQSGVMRDLRNEAFEYLMHHSYGFFSDNFAGSLVQRVNRYANSYDNVGDRIVWDFLSLFIQIVGTLTGIWYFNTVLASVVGIGVLAIMLMQLSASFLKIKYDTEKSAKDSEVTASLADAITNHTTIQSFSGSLFELGLFKKINQSWCNISRFTWNIDSVIEAVQSGLILIIEFFLFYYGIKYWQTGSITIGTFILAQTYFQRVTNNTWNFGRAIRATYHSIADAQEMVGILNTPHEIKDAPHAKGLKVHEGKIEFNDTVFFYHENRSVLDHINITIKPGERVALVGPSGAGKSTLVKLLFRFYNVTSGEILIDGQNIEKVTQDSLRNAVSLVPQDPILFHRTLMENIRYGKQNATDEEVYEAAKMAHCHEFISALPDGYDTFVGERGIKLSGGERQRVAIARAMLKNAPILVLDEATSSLDSHSEMLIQDALDKLMKGHTTIVIAHRLSTIRKMDRIIVMDDGKIVEDGTHESLTRKRQGLYKKLWKLQAGGFIPDEVEEEKK, encoded by the coding sequence ATGGAAAAATCGGATAAAAATAAAAAGCCGACAGCAACCGTCCGGCAGGTTTTGAGCCGATACTGGCGCGCGACGATGCGACGCAAATGGTGGGCTCTGGGTATAGTCACCGCTTCAACAATAGCGTACATCGTGAACCTCGTAATAGTGCTGTATTACAAGGAGTTTGTTGATTTGCTAACTAAATCGGTATCGGAACCGAATCTTGTCGGACAGCTCATGGCTATCGTGTTCACTATATTGGGGCTAAACCTTATTTCTTGGCTCGGTTGGCGCACAGCGACCTTTCTCCAAGTATATTTCCAATCCGGGGTCATGCGCGACTTGCGTAATGAAGCCTTCGAGTATTTAATGCACCACTCTTACGGATTTTTCTCAGACAACTTTGCCGGGTCGTTGGTACAGAGAGTTAACCGTTATGCCAACTCTTACGACAACGTAGGCGACCGCATAGTTTGGGATTTCCTGTCTCTCTTTATCCAGATAGTCGGCACGCTTACCGGTATCTGGTACTTCAACACGGTGCTCGCCTCGGTGGTCGGTATAGGTGTTCTCGCCATAATGCTGATGCAACTCTCGGCGTCATTCTTAAAAATAAAATACGATACCGAGAAATCAGCAAAAGATTCGGAGGTCACAGCATCGCTCGCCGACGCTATCACCAACCATACTACTATCCAGAGCTTCTCCGGTTCGTTGTTCGAGCTCGGTTTGTTTAAGAAAATCAATCAGTCTTGGTGCAATATTTCACGTTTTACTTGGAACATCGACTCTGTTATTGAGGCCGTACAATCAGGGCTGATTCTTATTATAGAATTCTTCCTTTTCTACTATGGCATCAAATATTGGCAGACCGGCTCTATTACGATCGGCACATTTATTCTGGCCCAAACATATTTCCAGCGCGTAACCAATAACACCTGGAATTTCGGCCGAGCTATCCGTGCGACGTATCACTCTATCGCCGATGCTCAAGAAATGGTGGGGATACTCAACACACCGCATGAGATAAAAGACGCACCTCACGCGAAAGGTCTCAAAGTACATGAAGGTAAAATAGAGTTTAATGACACCGTCTTCTTTTATCACGAGAATCGATCGGTGCTCGACCATATTAATATCACCATAAAGCCCGGGGAGAGGGTGGCACTCGTCGGGCCTTCAGGAGCGGGGAAGTCTACTCTCGTTAAATTACTCTTTAGATTCTACAACGTCACAAGCGGAGAAATTTTGATAGACGGACAGAATATCGAGAAAGTGACTCAAGACAGTCTGCGCAACGCGGTGAGCCTCGTGCCGCAAGACCCGATACTCTTCCACCGCACACTTATGGAGAATATCAGATACGGCAAGCAGAATGCGACCGATGAGGAAGTTTATGAAGCGGCCAAGATGGCGCATTGCCACGAATTTATTTCGGCATTACCAGACGGTTATGACACCTTTGTGGGTGAGCGCGGTATCAAGCTCTCTGGTGGGGAGCGCCAGCGCGTGGCTATCGCCCGAGCGATGTTGAAGAACGCACCGATACTCGTGCTTGATGAAGCGACGTCATCACTAGACTCACATTCTGAAATGCTCATTCAAGACGCACTAGATAAACTAATGAAGGGCCACACGACGATAGTGATAGCTCACCGCCTCTCCACCATCCGAAAAATGGACAGAATAATCGTGATGGACGATGGTAAAATAGTAGAAGACGGCACGCATGAGTCACTCACTCGCAAACGCCAAGGCTTGTATAAGAAACTCTGGAAGCTCCAAGCCGGCGGATTTATTCCGGATGAGGTGGAAGAGGAGAAAAAATAA
- a CDS encoding ORF6N domain-containing protein produces MSHSLANAKACIRNSGSSKPADLFRMRWKRRKNNMLKLIPTERIVRTIFVLRGHKVMLDRDLAALYGVEIRALTQAVKRNSERFPADFMFQISKFEDERLRSQIVTLKKGQGQHRKYLPYAFTEQGVAMLSSVLKSKRAVQVNIQIIRTFTQLREMLMSYRELKEKIEAMEAKYDKNFRVVFEALKRFLEEEESPKPQIGFRH; encoded by the coding sequence ATGAGTCACTCACTCGCAAACGCCAAGGCTTGTATAAGAAACTCTGGAAGCTCCAAGCCGGCGGATTTATTCCGGATGAGGTGGAAGAGGAGAAAAAATAACATGCTCAAGCTTATTCCCACGGAAAGAATTGTTAGAACTATCTTTGTACTTCGTGGCCATAAAGTAATGCTTGATCGTGACTTAGCGGCATTGTATGGAGTGGAAATACGAGCTCTCACTCAAGCGGTTAAACGAAATTCTGAGAGATTTCCCGCAGATTTTATGTTTCAGATATCGAAGTTTGAGGACGAACGTCTAAGATCACAAATTGTGACCTTAAAGAAAGGGCAAGGCCAGCACAGAAAATACCTGCCCTATGCATTCACCGAGCAAGGAGTTGCCATGCTATCCTCGGTGCTCAAAAGCAAGAGGGCCGTGCAAGTTAACATCCAGATCATTCGCACGTTCACCCAGCTTCGCGAAATGCTCATGAGCTATCGCGAGCTGAAAGAAAAGATCGAAGCGATGGAGGCCAAATATGACAAAAACTTCCGCGTTGTGTTCGAAGCGCTCAAGCGTTTTCTGGAAGAAGAGGAGAGCCCAAAACCGCAGATTGGGTTTCGGCATTAA
- a CDS encoding SIMPL domain-containing protein (The SIMPL domain is named for its presence in mouse protein SIMPL (signalling molecule that associates with mouse pelle-like kinase). Bacterial member BP26, from Brucella, was shown to assemble into a channel-like structure, while YggE from E. coli has been associated with resistance to oxidative stress.), which translates to MSNNIKNWFGISAIVAVLALAYGLVSFAGTFRYIAPAMNSVSVSGEGKVVAIPDIAQFSYSVINEGGKDIAKLQKDNTDKGNKIIAFLKTNDVEAKDIKTDSYNISPRYTTYNCYRTVDSSGAVKPCPPSEITGYTVSQSVSVKVRDFSKISDLLGGVANLGANNVSGLSFTVEDPDALKTVARDEAIEKARVKAQAMAKAGGFSLGRLLGVDEGGGRSYYDYAPMMSKAEVGFGGASAPSPTIEAGSQDIVVDVTLRYEIR; encoded by the coding sequence ATGTCGAACAACATCAAAAATTGGTTTGGTATCTCCGCTATTGTCGCGGTACTGGCGCTTGCCTATGGGCTCGTCAGCTTCGCCGGGACATTCCGTTATATTGCGCCGGCGATGAATTCCGTCAGCGTGAGCGGCGAGGGTAAAGTGGTGGCCATACCCGATATTGCGCAGTTCTCATATTCTGTAATAAACGAAGGCGGTAAAGATATCGCCAAACTCCAGAAGGACAATACCGATAAAGGCAATAAGATAATCGCGTTCTTGAAGACCAATGATGTCGAGGCTAAGGATATCAAGACCGATTCGTATAATATCTCGCCGCGATACACGACCTATAATTGTTACCGCACTGTTGACAGTTCGGGCGCCGTCAAGCCCTGCCCACCTTCTGAAATTACCGGCTATACAGTATCGCAGTCAGTATCGGTTAAGGTGCGCGATTTCAGTAAGATCAGCGACCTACTCGGAGGCGTGGCTAATCTGGGCGCCAACAATGTTTCCGGTCTCTCCTTTACCGTAGAGGACCCCGATGCGCTTAAGACCGTTGCCCGTGATGAGGCCATCGAGAAAGCCCGCGTCAAAGCGCAGGCCATGGCTAAGGCCGGCGGATTCTCACTCGGCCGATTGCTTGGCGTGGATGAAGGCGGCGGCAGATCGTATTATGATTACGCGCCGATGATGAGCAAGGCGGAAGTTGGCTTTGGCGGTGCGTCTGCTCCGTCACCGACTATCGAGGCGGGTTCGCAGGACATCGTCGTGGACGTAACGTTACGCTACGAGATACGATAA
- the uvrA gene encoding excinuclease ABC subunit UvrA, with protein MQDKIIIKGAREHNLKNVNLEIPRGKMTVFTGLSGSGKSSLAFDTIFAEGQRRYIESLSAYARQFLGKLDKPDVDEIDGLSPSISIDQKSHSHNPRSTVATTTEIYDYLRVLFARAGTPFCPTCGREIKKLTNEQIVDAIIEFSHVRGETSDNSKTLKQLVKNSYDSIKIMAPAVRGRKGEYYQMLYDFLNAGFREVRVDGEWYSLKERINLSRYKAHTIELVVDEIPTMSDFSNKENRLRLSEAVESALKYGNELVNIVTGKTELLLSSKFTCPEDNFTFPEIEPRLFSFNSPYGACDVCHGLGTKDVWSDEVCPKCHGKRLREEALNVLIKEKNIVSISEMSINTAFTFFSGMKGTQITEVPIKEIKNRLKFMIDVGLEYLTLDRKSGSLSGGEAQRIRLASQVGSRLTGTLYVLDEPTIGLHQRDNAKLIKTLHDLRDLGNTIIVVEHDEDTIWSSDHLVDFGPAAGIHGGRIIAEGPMPDLIDDKKQTSPTLKYLRGEMKIEVPKRRDIKQGHAYLKIRGAKANNLKNLNVDIPLRRITAVTGVSGSGKSSLVYDVLYKMMRSKDPYHASVASSSDRSVGVQPCHELLGAEYVDRVITIDQAAIGRTPRSNPATYVGAWTFIRDMFASTEDARVRGYKPGRFSFNVPGGRCENCEGHGLIAIEMHFLPTVYVECDVCRGKRFDRETLEVEYKKKNIYQILKMTIEEAEKFFDDIPWLHDKLKILNDVGLGYLELGQPATTLSGGEAQRVKLSAELGKRDTTKTLYLLDEPTTGLHFADIENLLKVLNRLVDRGNTVVVIEHNLDVIKTADWVIDLGPEGGIKGGHVIAKGTPEDIANDSKSETGKYLKKHLKK; from the coding sequence ATGCAAGACAAAATCATAATTAAAGGCGCGCGGGAGCATAATCTCAAGAATGTGAATTTAGAGATACCGCGTGGGAAGATGACCGTTTTTACCGGCCTTTCGGGCTCGGGTAAGTCTTCTCTCGCCTTCGACACCATATTTGCCGAGGGCCAGCGCCGATATATCGAGTCTCTTTCTGCTTATGCGCGGCAATTCTTGGGGAAATTAGATAAGCCGGACGTTGATGAGATAGATGGACTCTCGCCGTCTATTTCTATTGATCAGAAGAGCCATTCGCACAATCCACGTTCCACAGTGGCGACGACAACAGAAATTTACGACTATCTGCGCGTCTTGTTCGCACGTGCGGGTACGCCATTCTGCCCAACCTGTGGTCGGGAGATTAAAAAGCTTACAAACGAGCAAATCGTGGATGCGATTATCGAATTTTCTCATGTCCGAGGCGAGACCTCGGACAACTCAAAAACGCTCAAGCAACTCGTAAAAAATTCTTACGATTCGATAAAGATTATGGCTCCGGCGGTGCGCGGGCGCAAGGGGGAGTACTATCAGATGCTCTACGATTTCCTAAATGCTGGCTTTCGTGAGGTGCGCGTTGATGGCGAGTGGTATTCGCTTAAAGAACGGATTAATTTGTCTCGTTACAAAGCGCACACGATAGAGCTTGTGGTAGACGAAATCCCGACCATGAGTGATTTTAGTAATAAAGAAAACAGACTTAGATTATCTGAGGCGGTTGAGTCTGCTTTGAAATATGGAAATGAACTGGTAAACATAGTAACGGGAAAGACCGAGTTACTTTTGTCGTCAAAGTTCACCTGCCCGGAAGATAATTTTACTTTTCCCGAGATTGAGCCACGCCTCTTTTCTTTCAATAGTCCATACGGCGCTTGTGATGTCTGCCACGGTTTGGGGACCAAAGATGTTTGGAGCGATGAGGTGTGCCCCAAGTGTCACGGCAAGCGCCTGCGCGAAGAGGCACTGAATGTTTTGATAAAAGAAAAAAATATTGTGAGCATTTCTGAAATGTCTATTAATACGGCTTTTACTTTTTTCTCTGGCATGAAGGGTACGCAGATTACAGAAGTCCCGATAAAAGAAATCAAGAATAGACTTAAATTTATGATAGACGTCGGGTTGGAATATTTGACGCTCGATAGAAAATCCGGCAGTTTATCCGGTGGGGAAGCGCAGAGAATAAGACTTGCTTCACAAGTCGGCTCGCGATTAACCGGCACTTTATACGTGCTTGATGAGCCGACCATAGGTTTGCACCAGCGCGATAATGCGAAGCTTATTAAAACATTGCACGACCTGCGCGATCTTGGCAACACTATTATTGTTGTCGAGCATGACGAAGATACAATTTGGTCGTCTGACCATTTAGTCGACTTTGGCCCAGCGGCCGGCATCCACGGTGGGAGGATAATTGCCGAAGGCCCGATGCCAGACTTGATAGATGATAAAAAGCAAACTTCGCCCACACTTAAATATTTGCGCGGAGAGATGAAGATAGAAGTGCCCAAGCGCCGTGATATCAAACAAGGTCACGCATATTTAAAAATTAGAGGAGCCAAGGCGAATAATTTAAAGAATTTAAATGTAGACATACCGTTAAGACGTATCACGGCAGTGACTGGCGTCTCCGGCTCGGGCAAGTCATCGCTTGTATACGATGTGCTGTATAAAATGATGCGTTCGAAAGATCCATATCACGCGAGCGTCGCGAGCAGCTCCGACCGAAGCGTCGGAGTACAGCCATGTCATGAGCTCCTTGGTGCAGAATACGTCGACCGTGTTATCACTATCGACCAAGCGGCGATAGGCAGGACACCACGTTCTAACCCGGCCACCTATGTGGGTGCTTGGACATTCATTCGCGATATGTTTGCCTCAACAGAGGACGCTCGCGTGCGTGGGTACAAGCCGGGCCGGTTCTCATTTAATGTGCCCGGCGGACGCTGCGAAAACTGTGAAGGTCACGGGCTTATCGCCATCGAGATGCACTTCTTGCCTACGGTGTATGTAGAATGTGACGTTTGCCGAGGCAAGCGCTTCGATCGCGAAACATTGGAAGTAGAATATAAAAAGAAAAATATTTATCAGATACTCAAGATGACAATAGAAGAAGCGGAAAAGTTCTTCGATGATATCCCATGGTTGCACGATAAATTAAAAATCTTGAACGATGTTGGCCTCGGCTACCTCGAGCTCGGCCAGCCGGCTACGACCTTGTCCGGTGGGGAAGCGCAAAGGGTGAAGCTCTCGGCCGAACTTGGTAAGCGCGATACGACCAAGACTTTATACTTACTTGATGAGCCGACAACCGGTTTACACTTTGCCGATATCGAAAATTTGCTTAAAGTCTTGAACAGATTGGTAGACAGGGGTAACACCGTGGTAGTAATAGAACACAACCTGGATGTGATAAAGACTGCAGACTGGGTCATCGACCTTGGCCCAGAAGGCGGTATCAAAGGCGGGCATGTTATTGCCAAAGGCACGCCAGAAGACATTGCGAACGATTCGAAATCCGAAACCGGAAAATATTTAAAGAAACATTTGAAGAAGTAA